One segment of Desulfosudis oleivorans Hxd3 DNA contains the following:
- a CDS encoding acyl-CoA dehydrogenase family protein, translating into MINFSMSKQQQMVKKEVAKLVKNIVADTAHDMDESGQIPADAIDKAWGLGASISMVPEEYGGYGMADSPLETALVLEELAFGDMAFAVAVTAPSLFITPVAKMGTEDQKKKYLPLFCKEEYAACTMALNEPRFGFDAVDLKTTAEKKGGAYVLNGEKCFVPMGANASHMLVAANLDGKSQLFIVDTKNPGVKMGDREKTLGMYALEMNRVVFENCEVPAEDRLGGEEGCDFDAFLQRSRVGMAAMAAGVTNASYLFAREYAKTRVQFGQPIAYRQSVAFMLAEMAYEVDSIRLMAWKAASALEAGKNATREAYLAKMYAGEMAMKMCDYGVQLMGGHGYIREYPVERYYRNARGFSNLEAMATI; encoded by the coding sequence ATGATTAATTTTTCGATGTCAAAACAGCAGCAGATGGTCAAAAAGGAGGTCGCGAAGTTAGTTAAAAACATTGTGGCCGACACCGCCCACGACATGGATGAAAGCGGCCAGATTCCGGCCGACGCCATTGACAAGGCATGGGGACTGGGGGCTTCCATCTCCATGGTGCCCGAGGAGTACGGCGGATACGGCATGGCCGACTCTCCCCTGGAGACCGCCCTGGTGCTGGAGGAGCTGGCTTTTGGCGATATGGCTTTTGCCGTGGCGGTCACTGCTCCTTCCCTGTTTATCACGCCGGTGGCCAAGATGGGCACCGAGGACCAGAAGAAAAAATACCTGCCCCTGTTCTGCAAAGAGGAATATGCCGCCTGCACCATGGCGTTAAACGAACCCCGGTTTGGTTTTGACGCCGTGGATCTGAAGACAACGGCCGAGAAGAAGGGCGGTGCCTATGTGTTAAACGGCGAAAAATGTTTTGTGCCCATGGGGGCCAACGCCTCTCACATGCTGGTGGCGGCCAACCTGGACGGCAAAAGCCAGTTGTTTATCGTGGATACGAAAAATCCGGGCGTCAAAATGGGAGACCGGGAAAAGACCCTGGGCATGTATGCCCTTGAAATGAACCGGGTGGTTTTTGAAAACTGCGAAGTGCCGGCCGAAGACCGGCTGGGCGGTGAGGAAGGGTGTGATTTTGACGCTTTCCTTCAGCGCTCCCGGGTCGGTATGGCCGCCATGGCTGCGGGTGTGACCAACGCCTCCTACCTGTTTGCCCGTGAATATGCCAAGACACGGGTTCAGTTCGGCCAACCCATTGCATATCGCCAGTCCGTGGCCTTCATGCTGGCGGAGATGGCCTACGAGGTGGATTCCATTCGTCTGATGGCGTGGAAAGCCGCATCGGCCCTTGAGGCCGGCAAAAACGCGACACGGGAAGCCTACCTGGCAAAGATGTATGCCGGTGAAATGGCCATGAAGATGTGCGACTACGGTGTTCAGCTCATGGGCGGACACGGATACATCCGCGAATACCCGGTGGAGCGTTACTACAGAAACGCCAGAGGGTTTTCCAATCTCGAGGCCATGGCCACCATCTAG
- a CDS encoding TRAP transporter substrate-binding protein, whose translation MTRAQMQTILDESIEALLTGQPFGPGLETKQLALRKSFEAGAVTKDQLIGMVETSMMPMLDAYHERISVDSLKTLPARVEPLLSPYMSWEEVKAAGWRIASPHINKSIKDLLTGQPFSPDLVKKQLVVRKMFEAGLITKPECIAMVEAAMLPILNEHRTSRYILKEMPDRVEALLSPYMSWEEVTEAAWRMGSSLIKDGDQMVLSIGTLAPPGTPWMNMPEKVLLPRIAKLSNKKVVIKVYGGGVMGEDTDILRKMDIGQLSGCGCTALGILAASPETAVFLLPGFFRNYDEVDFIMEKFRKRIDRSFEERGYILGALIDTGFFYMFFKNPVAGLADLKKQKLLTWFGEVETTFYKELGIDATPVAVPETIAALSTGLANANLAPAAWMLGMQAYQYADYYFTPPLLYSPGAIVVSVATKEKLRKQFGVSETLAYNVQEMLIYEVSRLEPEWKKEVRDYEARSLKAFQVKCGMKPVPLSVEDQKTIAEAASRVYEKLADKAYPRSLMADMQKALEAYRAGL comes from the coding sequence ATGACCAGGGCACAAATGCAGACCATACTGGATGAGAGCATTGAGGCCCTGCTCACCGGGCAGCCCTTTGGCCCGGGCCTGGAGACAAAACAGCTGGCCTTAAGAAAATCTTTTGAAGCCGGCGCTGTTACAAAGGACCAGTTGATCGGCATGGTGGAAACATCGATGATGCCGATGCTGGATGCCTACCATGAACGGATATCGGTCGACAGCCTGAAAACCCTGCCGGCGCGCGTGGAGCCACTGCTCTCTCCCTATATGAGCTGGGAAGAGGTAAAGGCCGCGGGCTGGCGGATTGCATCCCCCCATATCAACAAGAGCATCAAGGATCTGCTCACCGGGCAGCCCTTCAGTCCGGACCTGGTGAAAAAGCAGCTGGTTGTAAGGAAGATGTTTGAAGCCGGCCTGATCACCAAGCCGGAGTGTATCGCCATGGTGGAGGCGGCGATGCTGCCGATCCTGAACGAGCACAGGACCTCCCGGTATATTTTAAAAGAGATGCCCGATCGGGTGGAGGCCCTGCTTTCTCCTTACATGAGCTGGGAGGAGGTTACGGAGGCGGCCTGGCGGATGGGGTCCTCCCTGATCAAGGACGGGGACCAGATGGTCCTTTCCATCGGTACCCTTGCACCGCCCGGCACACCGTGGATGAATATGCCAGAAAAGGTGCTGCTGCCCCGGATCGCGAAGCTTTCCAATAAAAAGGTCGTCATCAAGGTATACGGCGGCGGGGTTATGGGTGAAGACACCGACATCCTGCGGAAAATGGATATCGGCCAGCTCAGCGGCTGCGGGTGCACGGCCCTTGGCATTCTGGCGGCCTCTCCGGAAACAGCCGTCTTTCTGCTGCCCGGGTTTTTCAGGAATTACGATGAAGTGGACTTTATAATGGAAAAGTTCAGAAAAAGGATCGACCGGTCTTTTGAGGAGCGGGGGTATATCCTGGGCGCCCTGATCGACACCGGTTTTTTCTACATGTTTTTCAAAAACCCGGTGGCCGGCCTGGCTGACCTGAAAAAACAGAAACTGCTGACCTGGTTCGGTGAAGTGGAGACCACATTTTACAAGGAGCTCGGTATCGACGCCACGCCGGTGGCGGTGCCCGAGACGATTGCGGCCCTGAGTACAGGCCTGGCCAATGCCAACCTGGCGCCGGCCGCCTGGATGCTGGGTATGCAGGCCTACCAGTACGCTGACTACTATTTTACCCCTCCGCTGCTGTATTCCCCCGGCGCCATCGTGGTTTCCGTAGCCACCAAGGAAAAGCTTCGCAAGCAGTTCGGTGTGTCCGAGACCCTGGCCTACAATGTCCAGGAAATGCTGATTTACGAGGTCAGCAGGCTGGAGCCGGAGTGGAAAAAAGAGGTGCGGGATTATGAGGCCAGGAGCCTGAAGGCGTTTCAGGTCAAGTGCGGCATGAAGCCCGTGCCGCTTTCCGTGGAGGACCAGAAGACGATTGCCGAGGCGGCATCGCGGGTTTATGAAAAGCTGGCGGATAAAGCCTATCCCCGGTCATTGATGGCAGACATGCAAAAGGCGCTTGAGGCGTACCGGGCCGGCTTGTAA